The following nucleotide sequence is from Alteromonas sp. V450.
TTTTCAGACAGTCGGGTAGCCAATACAGCACCGGCAGAACCACCGCCAACGATAATATAATCATATTTACTTAAGCTATTACTCATTTCACTGATATCCTGAAAACACGCGCCTGTTGTTATTAGCGCTTCATGAAAGTGTTAAAAAAACGTTGTGGTATGACCAGATTAGCAAACAAGTGTACGCTATGAAAAGTGTTTCATATTAAGATTTAAAAAAACTAACATTACTGGTAACTTAGCGAAAACATGTCGCACAAATAGACAACCAGGCCATTTGTCTTCTAAAGCAGACCTTAAAGCCAAGAATAAGAGGCTACTTTTGTCAAAGCATCTTTCATTCAAAGACACGTGTAAATTCTACGTTGCCCAGTGGTTGGTGGCGTTAGGAAAGCTTACGCACGACGATTTTACAAAATCAGAGCTACATGTTTTTTTGAAAGATAGTTTCCCCTACGATTGTAAATTTAATATCCCTATCGGCGAAGGTTCACTTAGCATACTTGAAGGAAACATCACCTTAGACAACGAAAATAATCGAATCGGGCTTCAGTGCCTTGCAGCGATTAAAATTGAAGCAGCTGCAACAACCTTGTACCGAGCACATTTAATTTTTACTGTGTCTGCAGTGCCTCACTACGAAAAAATTACGAATACGCTCTCGCTCAAAGACATTAGCACCGACAGCGTTACTCTTGTCAACGACGACTATGCATTTATCAAAGATACGCAATTTATTATCAATCGCTTCTTCCCAAAAACTGTCAATTCCCTTATCAACAGCACGTTGAAGTCGGCACTTTCAGTGCTAAGTGCGGGTACCGCCGATATTGCTGCCGATTATCTAAAGCTCTACTTAACGGGCTCGAAGCAAGCAATTTTGGATTATCACATTCCTCAAATCGATTCAGCCATCAAAAAACAGCTGGCGCAACAAGACTTGAGCCACACAATGCGTGAAAATCACTGGCGCGAAGCCTTATTTGCAAAACTTGGAAAAAGCGTTCGCGTTGAAGACGATGTTCTCCGCTTCTACTTGCGTTAACTGCCGGGCCTATCTAGTTATGAAGTGCAGTATGTAAATCAATTGGCGCATACGAATATTCATACACGCCTGTTAATCATCAGACACTATTGACACAGGGACAGCCTCTATCTGCTCTCCAATATCGTCAATATTTAACCTCGGATCATCAACACTAGCTTCAAGCATATCAAATGCCTCGCTGACATATCGGGCAAGTGGCTGCAGTGACTCAATATTCTTGTTACAGCAAACCATACCAACATTCGCGGTACCTGCGTAGGTCATCAACGTTATGTTGACTCCTCCACCGGGCGTCATTGTTGAAATGGGGTAACACGCAAGTAACTTTGCATCTTTGAGGTACCTCGTATCTTTTGGCCCAGGAACATTTGATATAAGAATGTTTGCTATGGGTTTGACTACACTTGATAGCTTGAGCCACTCGAAAACCAAAGCTAGTGATTGGATAACAATAGTATAGCCACTGAACGCCGCTGGTCGAGCATGCTGGGCAGCATGTTTAACAATGCGGTGGTTAACTACAATTTGGCGCAAGCGCAAATAGGGGTCAGTCTCACCGTGGGCTAGCTGTACAGGCACGATTGCTATTTTATTACCTGTTGTTTTCTCGCCAGGCTTACGAAGATTAATAGGCATATTGGTAAATAGTGCCTTCTTAAACACCTGCCCATGATCTTGAAGCAGCTTATGTACCCCGATATCGAACGCACACAACAACACTTCATTGGCCGTTGAACGGGTGCGCCGGGCTAGCGCTTTCACTCGCGTAAAATCAAGATCCATTGTGGCTACTGCCCGCCCCGCCTTCACTTGTCCAGTAAGCACCGTCTTCGTCCCAGTAAATGGCACTGGCATGTAGTGGGGATTAACCCATAAAATTTTCATGAAAATTCGTAAAAAAATCACGAGCAAATCGAAAGCAGTTTTAAGCGCATAGCCAACGCCAAGAAGGCGCTTATAGAAACTTACAGGTTCTCGACGCCTGTGACGTAACCGTTTAACCGCCCATACCGGTGTGAATTTTGTTTCGTGTGAGTGAGAGACATACCCTGCTTGGAACCAACGCACTAAAGTCGCGCCGTCGCCATACATGTGGTGAACACGTGCATAGATAGCGAAAGTCTCACTATTATCGTCAAATATAAAATGGTATTGCCACAGGGGCTTGTCAGGATCTAAACGTGAGGCATGCAGCCTTGCCACAAATGCATCTAACGCCTCTCGGTTCGTAATATCGGCTACACGATGGATTTGCACATGATAATCCATGTGAAGTTTTTTTACTGGCGCAAACCCGACCGGATAGCCCAATATCGTTTTAACTGCGCAATTAAAGGGTGATGTAGCACGAGCAAAACTTCTTATTTCGTGAAATAACTGGGGAACATAATCACTGCTATTTGCACCTTTCGGTATGGCGAGTAGCTGCAAACAAGCCACGTGTTTTGGGTTTTCATCTGACTCGGTAATCCAAAAAGACTTATCTAAGAAACTGAGCGTTTTTGCCATTACGATTCCTTCACACGAAGTCGAGGGGGGATGGGGTTGAAGCTTCTCTCACAAAATCATGCGAGTGTAGCATCTGTTCTAGCTGGTACTTTTGGTCATCGGATAGTGCCAATCTCGGCATTACGCTTACCATCATAAGTGACAAGGCATGATAGCGCTGCATTGTGCTATCCGTATGGCTATTTAACTCATCAAACTGGCAAGACTGAGTAATTATTAAAGATACTAGGTCTACCATTAGTGCTCTATCTGCTTTTGAAGCAATAAAAATATCTCGGGTCGATAATGATTCAAATAGAAAAGCGAGTTGTTTGTTCAACCCAGATAATATGTGCTGTCTAGGGCGCACGATGCTGGGATACTTTTCCGCTAGGTCGGCGGGGCTTCGATAGAAAAAACGGAATACATGAATACTGTCAATAAGAAGATAGAGATAATATATAATTTCCTCAGGATGAAGCGTGTCCAACTTTTCTCGGTTCAGGATTTTTTGCATCTGCTGCTCATGCATTTTCATTAATGCGTTAACCAAACTGTCCTTGCCTTTGAAATGGTAGTAGAGGTTACCTGGACTTATATCCAACTCAATCGCGATATCGACACTGGTTACCGTATTCTCGCCATGTTCGTTAAACAAGGTTAACGCTGTAAGCAAAATTTTTTGTGCGGTCTTCATACCGAGCCTTGTTTATCTATATCTACATAAACACAAAATAAAGCTGAGCAAAACCAGCAGCCATGCCCAGAATAGCCCCTGTTACGATAAGCTTCCACTCATCCTGCTGATACGCAGGTCGCAACACACCTTCAAACTCTTCAACACTTAACGCTTGCATGCGTTCACTCAAATCCTGCCCGATATGCATTGCATTATTCGCATAGTCAAAGGCATAACGCAGATACTTATCGGAATTATCGAATATCTGTTGTACTGCCAGCGCCTTCATTTTGTGGTAGTTCTTTGACCCAACACCTAACGCGAAATAAGGTTGCGCTATCGCAACATAACGCTCGATCGCGTCGTTGACATGCAGTTCTATTAGTTCCAATAGTTGTGCCGAACCCGAACCGTGGAGGATGATATGCGTGATATTCTGCGGTGTAATAAGCTTCTTTTCTATAATTGCAGAGTACACCTCAGAGACTTCTTTCTGACGCTTGAGAAACATACCTTGAATGGTTATTGGGCCTAACTTTACTGGGCGTTTGGGCTCAAA
It contains:
- a CDS encoding DUF1439 domain-containing protein yields the protein MSKHLSFKDTCKFYVAQWLVALGKLTHDDFTKSELHVFLKDSFPYDCKFNIPIGEGSLSILEGNITLDNENNRIGLQCLAAIKIEAAATTLYRAHLIFTVSAVPHYEKITNTLSLKDISTDSVTLVNDDYAFIKDTQFIINRFFPKTVNSLINSTLKSALSVLSAGTADIAADYLKLYLTGSKQAILDYHIPQIDSAIKKQLAQQDLSHTMRENHWREALFAKLGKSVRVEDDVLRFYLR
- a CDS encoding TetR/AcrR family transcriptional regulator produces the protein MKTAQKILLTALTLFNEHGENTVTSVDIAIELDISPGNLYYHFKGKDSLVNALMKMHEQQMQKILNREKLDTLHPEEIIYYLYLLIDSIHVFRFFYRSPADLAEKYPSIVRPRQHILSGLNKQLAFLFESLSTRDIFIASKADRALMVDLVSLIITQSCQFDELNSHTDSTMQRYHALSLMMVSVMPRLALSDDQKYQLEQMLHSHDFVREASTPSPLDFV
- a CDS encoding wax ester/triacylglycerol synthase domain-containing protein; its protein translation is MAKTLSFLDKSFWITESDENPKHVACLQLLAIPKGANSSDYVPQLFHEIRSFARATSPFNCAVKTILGYPVGFAPVKKLHMDYHVQIHRVADITNREALDAFVARLHASRLDPDKPLWQYHFIFDDNSETFAIYARVHHMYGDGATLVRWFQAGYVSHSHETKFTPVWAVKRLRHRRREPVSFYKRLLGVGYALKTAFDLLVIFLRIFMKILWVNPHYMPVPFTGTKTVLTGQVKAGRAVATMDLDFTRVKALARRTRSTANEVLLCAFDIGVHKLLQDHGQVFKKALFTNMPINLRKPGEKTTGNKIAIVPVQLAHGETDPYLRLRQIVVNHRIVKHAAQHARPAAFSGYTIVIQSLALVFEWLKLSSVVKPIANILISNVPGPKDTRYLKDAKLLACYPISTMTPGGGVNITLMTYAGTANVGMVCCNKNIESLQPLARYVSEAFDMLEASVDDPRLNIDDIGEQIEAVPVSIVSDD